The proteins below are encoded in one region of Telopea speciosissima isolate NSW1024214 ecotype Mountain lineage chromosome 10, Tspe_v1, whole genome shotgun sequence:
- the LOC122643185 gene encoding cyclin-D4-1-like, protein MDCFTSLLCAEDYRLIDVDDEVEEECQIDPQQKPQQLFMGDSCADYAIVSKLLEKEREMVPRDDYLARLQSGGLDVSARNDSVDWIYKVYRHYSFEPLTACLAVNYLDRFLSEYELPRGSSDCNNTEPWKYQLLSLSCLSVAAKMEETSVPMSVDLQVIEGNLIFEPKTIQRMELLLLSVLKWRTNAVTPLSFIDYFLQRLTNPENPDPKSVVYRSVELILITAKGVEFLEFRSSEIALAVAISIAGETQIIDLNNATDSCSSSDLNQERVLKCYELVQEVMNSRTTSPPLSPNGVLDAATLMSYDSSSNSSSSSK, encoded by the exons ATGGATTGCTTTACAAGCCTTCTTTGCGCCGAAGATTATAGACTCATCGATGTTGACGACGAAGTCGAAGAAGAATGCCAGATTGATCCTCAACAGAAGCCGCAGCAGCTGTTCATGGGTGATTCTTGTGCCGATTATGCGATTGTTTCAAAGCTTCTTGAGAAAGAACGAGAAATGGTTCCTAGAGACGATTATTTGGCGAGGCTTCAATCCGGAGGCCTCGATGTCTCCGCTCGTAACGACTCGGTTGATTGGATTTACAAG GTTTATCGCCATTATAGCTTCGAACCATTGACTGCCTGTTTAGCCGTCAATTACTTGGATCGGTTCTTATCGGAGTATGAACTTCCT CGTGGGAGTAGCGATTGTAACAATACGGAGCCATGGAAGTACCAGCTGTTGTCTTTGTCTTGCTTGTCTGTTGCAGCAAAAATGGAAGAAACCAGTGTTCCAATGTCTGTAGATTTGCAG GTGATTGAAGGAAACCTGATCTTCGAACCGAAAACGATTCAGAGAATGGAGCTTCTCCTACTATCAGTACTGAAGTGGAGGACTAATGCAGTTACCCCTCTCTCGTTCATCGACTATTTCTTGCAGAGATTGACAAACCCAGAAAACCCAGACCCCAAATCCGTGGTTTATCGATCGGTCGAGCTAATTCTAATTACGGCGAAAG GCGTCGAATTCCTTGAATTTCGGTCATCAGAGATCGCATTAGCTGTCGCAATCTCCATAGCTGGAGAAACCCAAATCATCGATTTGAACAACGCCACTGACTCTTGTTCTTCCTCTGACTTAAACCAG GAGAGAGTATTAAAGTGTTATGAGCTAGTTCAAGAGGTCATGAATTCGAGAACAACTAGTCCACCATTAAGCCCAAATGGAGTACTTGATGCAGCAACACTTATGAGCTACGatagcagcagcaacagtagcagtagcagtaagTAA
- the LOC122641406 gene encoding structure-specific endonuclease subunit slx1, with the protein MRRLSRTFRSLKRHLPQPLKSTTPSSPSSSSSSKKPQANPSPRSKSSSWFVYLILSTNAPIKTYVGATNNFSRRLKQHNGELNGGAKASRAGRPWICACLIRGFRDQSQACEFESKWKSISRKLPRKKKAEDMSKQVDNGSRALLQHRQAALTKVKGLCNCSHIEIDWKLDSS; encoded by the exons ATGAGACGGCTCTCGAGGACGTTTCGTTCCCTTAAACGACACCTTCCGCAACCACTCAAATCGACCACTCCATCGTCTCCATCTTCGTCTTCCTCATCAAAGAAACCGCAGGCGAACCCAAGTCCAAGATCAAAATCATCTTCATGGTTCGTCTATCTTATCCTCTCCACCAATGCACCCATCAAGACTTACGTGGGCGCCACCAACAATTTCTCTCGCCG TCTGAAGCAACATAATGGAGAACTTAACGGTGGAGCAAAGGCATCCCGTGCTGGAAGACCTTGGATTTGTGCATGCCTCATTCGAGGATTTAGGGACCAAAGTCAAG CTTGTGAGTTTGAATCAAAATGGAAGAGCATCTCTCGGAAGTTGCCCCGCAAAAAAAAAGCTGAGGATATGTCCAAGCAGGTGGACAACGGGTCCCGTGCACTATTGCAACATAGGCAGGCAGCTCTAACCAAAGTCAAAGGTTTATGTAATTGCAGCCATATAGAGATTGACTGGAAACTCGATTCCTCTTGA